One window of Micropterus dolomieu isolate WLL.071019.BEF.003 ecotype Adirondacks linkage group LG13, ASM2129224v1, whole genome shotgun sequence genomic DNA carries:
- the nup214 gene encoding nuclear pore complex protein Nup214 isoform X1 gives MSDDTDSPPDREMKDFQFRQMKKARVFEPTGDLPKERSTLLTVSNKFGLTFVGLDRTFKVYLTRDILSADKVDGHSNEIVEGIAALAVVTVDLAVHHLALSCDELTLSVCGMSKEAVLSLTFYDVRTFMNKARPQKLPFASLLPAVSPNTSVQDLKWNPVLASMLAACLSNGSMMILDVTDGVKVQAELPASSGITCICWSPKGKQVAAGKMNATVIQYTPELDEKKVIPCPHFYTSDEPVKVLDVLWLKTFVFAVVYAAADGSLETPPELVLISIPKKDEKVETKYVNFSDTVYGSCTERQHHYFLSHVEDWDLVFAASAASIEVSIIARQEDKIWELWILEDASRAELPVTETNDDTFPLGLAIDYTSQQEIHITDEKTLPPAPIMLMLSTEGLLCPFALLNLNPGVKQLVSASTTLALEGERLPKQGSLATQPPKIAAFTPSAPATFPNLGLTSAAASAPAASSSAAPFNVAVTAPVSSSSSSGFIFSVPTTNATSAPSAFSLGVTAPFGSGSSGFSFASKPPSDTPSALSAFSFTPSIKPSAVAPPASTPQSIAAASPQMVKMNLNERFSALETPAPTPQSFSFNSSLPKTVVSNSTSLTAPPLSVTKPPAVLAPVRPVQTSTPPTVVQKPAPAVQGGVQTPQAAVSVKALERQLQQKKDCDPIMAGILEEIAHFQKELDDLKARSARADFKVGTNEEMKELRKESEDLHIFTLEIKETTESLHGDIGILKTTLLEGFAGTEEAKAQSELRRDRNYRQLLYKKPLDPRSEEHLKEIRRLYQYVSFAVEDVNDVLDVEWEKHLENKKKQKHMVVPGREGLFTTLANNLYIINQQKNRLDQLVKELSSLRLYNKTTTSAVNRNTATATDAGLESELESLRDALLKARLDTTPPKTKSKSPAVKISPMKQSQLRNFLSKGQMPPVRSTAPANLSRSAFLSPKYYEDLDDVSSTSSLSQSLEPHPAHLEREEEEEEEEEEEEEELQPEPLPLVIPPALSTPRHPTVVRTPSIQPGFGAIQSTPLTKLHSVQGMGFGLSPIASPVPTNKINLSGADSTALATKTVKHGAPPTERTIPVTIPAHQAAANAALRRQMANQKSAVVSTSLTESALKTVPQVVNVQEFKDKGPPAPVSNIVSSSVPDPAAQVFATVSSNQAKRNPSQGIQKMSTESTTPLGGFMFGQSSKTDVSVAPASSAEQSSSKGFSFTSGSSGFSFASVPQVAGISQVKDVNKFSFGGNGKIMFGQTGEEPFPLTPKSTSPALGSGSPTLPPYPSVEKPTSTAAALRIEPQPPPKTIGGETLGSFSGLRVGHGEEANDSSTKPAAASFAFGEAGLGMGKGAPQFSFGAGLQKSVEDSTGADLSKGAGSGSLFKPPDSNPKPAFSVPQSSSAAPSLPTSFSSLIAASSDSSEEPKAPPQPSEPTPPPEKEPASEPAIESGSPLVVTKPAADVAATETTSATVTASTPAPPLATAAPTPNPPSSFTAPTEAAPPTPASAAPTTEAPPDTTTVPVPAPAAATPAVVPVSHIAPAAFQVPSSDKPGSIFTQPAPATTDSSSLGVTPVINTVAPAATTPTATVVNSTTTAAASIVFGQPAAPPTSSAPSAPVSTEFGSTGFGTSTGTGFSKSVFGQVSGFGQSASNTGSASGFSFGQSAFGASSNGATTGGSLFGASTPSNASSFSFGTSGANTASSTGSGLFGQSTAPAFGQSSGFGSGSVFGSNTTTSSSTGFSFGQSSGESFGCSSATPVFGQQPGSGSVFGQQQQSSGGSLFGSGSANTAGSTTAGGFFSGLGGKPSEDAANKNPFGTAATTGGFGQPAQTGSNSLFGNSGAKTFAFGQSSFGEQKPSGTFSTGAGSVAAQGFGSFSTPTKPGGFGTAPVFGSPPSFGSSPAFGGAASFGSSPSFNNNMGPSAGKVFGEGTAAANMGGFGFASPPSAPSFGALANQNPPSFGALAQQGSGFGSQPSSFSGFGQQPQTGGFSGNAFGSTNQSSPQTFASWRS, from the exons ATGAGCGATGATACAGACTCCCCTCCTGACAGGGAAATGAAG GATTTTCAGTTTCGTCAGATGAAGAAAGCAAGGGTTTTCGAGCCCACTGGAGATTTGCCAAAAGAAAGATCTACTCTGCTTACCGTCTCAAACAAATTTGGTTTAACTTTTGTTGGGCTTGACAGAACATTCAAAGTTTACCTAACTCGAGACATTCTGTCTGCAGATAAAGTTGACGGACACTCCAACGAAATAG TCGAGGGGATAGCGGCTTTGGCGGTGGTGACTGTGGACCTGGCTGTGCACCACTTGGCTCTGAGTTGTGATGAACTTACTTTGTCAGTATGTGGCATGTCTAAGGAGGCGGTTTTGTCCCTCACATTCTATGATGTCCGCACCTTCATGAACAAG GCAAGACCACAGAAGCTACCTTTTGCCTCACTGCTGCCAGCAGTATCCCCCAACACTTCAGTGCAGGACCTGAAGTGGAATCCTGTGCTGGCATCCATGTTGGCTGCCTGTCTGTCTAATGGCAGTATGATGATTTTGGATGTTACTGATGGTGTCAAAGTGCAGGCAGAGCTACCTGCTTCAAGTGGCATCACATGCA TTTGCTGGAGCCCAAAAGGAAAACAAGTCGCTGCAGGAAAAATGAATGCCACAGTCATCCAGTATACACCA GAACTAGATGAAAAGAAAGTTATCCCCTGTCCACACTTCTACACCTCTGACGAACCTGTCAAAG TTCTGGATGTACTGTGGCTGAAAACCTTTGTGTTTGCGGTGGTATATGCCGCTGCAGATGGGTCCCTTGAGACCCCTCCTGAGCTGGTGCTGATCTCCATCCCT AAGAAGGATGAGAAGGTGGAGACAAAGTATGTCAACTTCAGTGACACGGTGTACGGCAGTTGCACTGAGCGACAACACCACTACTTCCTTAGCCACGTGGAAGACTG GGACCTTGTGTTTGCGGCATCAGCAGCTTCCATTGAAGTCAGCATCATAGCCAGACAAGAGGACAAG ATCTGGGAGCTTTGGATCCTGGAGGATGCGAGTAGAGCCGAGCTTCCAGTGACGGAGACAAATGACGACACTTTTCCCCTTGGCTTAGCCATAGACTACACCAGCCAGCAGGAGATCCACATCA CTGATGAGAAGACCTTGCCACCAGCGCCCATTATGCTAATGCTATCCACAGAAGGATTACTCTGCCCATTTGCTCTGCTTAACCTCAATCCTGGGGTTAAGCAACTGGTCTCAGCCTCCACTACCCTCGCCTTGGAGGGGGAGAGACTGCCCAAGCAAG GTTCTTTGGCAACCCAACCACCCAAAATTGCTGCCTTCACCCCATCTGCCCCAGCAACATTCCCAAACCTTGGTCTTACTTCAGCAGCTGCTTCCGCCCCTGCTGCCTCTTCCTCTGCTGCCCCATTCAACGTTGCTGTCACAGCTCCGGTGTCATCGTCGTCGTCATCAGGCTTCATTTTCTCTGTTCCAACAACAAACGCCACCTCTGCCCCTTCAGCTTTCTCCCTGGGGGTAACTGCACCTTTTGGCTCAGGATCCTCAGGCTTCTCCTTTGCCTCCAAACCTCCCTCTGACACCCCCTCAGCACTTTCAGCCTTTTCTTTCACCCCTTCAATCAAACCATCAGCAGTGGCTCCTCCAGCATCAACACCACAGAGCATTGCTGCTGCCTCTCCACAAATGGTGAAAATGAATCTAAATGAGAG GTTTTCAGCACTGGAGACCCCAGCACCAACCCCGCAGTCTTTCTCCTTTAATTCCTCGCTGCCCAAAACAGTGGTCTCCAATTCCACTTCTTTAACCGCTCCTCCACTCTCAGTCACTAAGCCACCAGCTGTATTAG CCCCAGTGCGCCCAGTTCAAACCAGCACACCACCCACGGTCGTCCAGAAACCTGCTCCTGCTGTCCAGGGTGGTGTCCAAACTCCACAG GCAGCTGTTAGTGTGAAGGCCCTGGAGAGGCAGCTGCAGCAAAAGAAAGACTGTGATCCCATAATGGCTGGTATATTGGAGGAG ATCGCACACTTCCAGAAGGAGTTAGATGACCTGAAGGCACGAAGCGCAAGAGCTGACTTCAAAGTTGGCACCAATGAGGAGATGAAGGAGTTGAGGAAGGAGTCAGAGGACCTCCATATTTTCACCCTGGAGATAAAGGAAACAACAGAG TCTCTACATGGGGACATTGGTATACTGAAGACCACCCTACTGGAGGGCTTTGCGGGGACAGAAGAAGCCAAGGCCCAGAGTGAgttgaggagagacagaaattaCAGGCAGCTGCTGTACAAAAAACCTCTGGACCCACGCAGTGAGGAACACCTCAAG GAGATTCGCAGGCTGTACCAGTATGTTTCGTTTGCTGTGGAAGATGTTAATGACGTGTTGGATGTGGAATGGGAGAAACACctggaaaataagaaaaagcaGAA ACACATGGTCGTGCCAGGGCGTGAGGGTCTGTTTACTACACTGGCCAACAACCTGTACATTATCAACCAGCAGAAGAACAGATTGGACCAGTTGGTCAAGGAACTCTCCTCACTGCGCCTCTATAACAAGACTACCACTTCAGCTGTAAACCGCAATACTGCAACTGCAACAGATGCAGG TTTGGAAAGCGAGCTTGAGAGTTTAAGGGACGCACTCCTGAAAGCCAGACTGGACACCACCCCCCCGAAGACCAAATCCAAATCACCAG CAGTCAAGATATCGCCTATGAAACAGTCCCAGCTGCGGAACTTCCTCTCAAAGGGACAGATGCCTCCTGTCCGCTCAACTGCACCAG CCAACCTGTCTCGCTCAGCCTTCCTTTCACCTAAATACTATGAGGACTTGGATGATGTGAGCTCTACATCCTCCCTGTCCCAGTCCCTGGAGCCTCACCCGGCTCACTTGGagcgggaggaggaggaggaggaagaggaggaggaggaggaggaggaactaCAGCCAGAACCCCTTCCCCTTGTCATTCCCCCAGCATTGTCAACCCCCCGCCACCCCACAGTGGTGAGGACTCCCTCTATCCAGCCAGGCTTCGGGGCCATCCAGTCCACCCCTTTAACCAAGCTTCACTCAGTACAGGGTATGGGCTTTGGACTCAGCCCTATTGCCAGCCCTG TTCCAACTAATAAGATCAACCTCAGCGGGGCTGATAGCACTGCCCTTGCCACAAAGACAGTGAAACATGGAGCCCCACCAACCGAGAGGACCATCCCTGTCACCATCCCTGCCCATCAGGCTGCAGCCAATGCTGCTCTACGCAGGCAGATGGCCAATCAGAAGTCGG CTGTTGTCAGTACTTCCTTGACAGAGTCCGCTTTGAAGACAGTTCCTCAGGTGGTCAATGTCCAGGAGTTCAAGGACAAAGGGCCTCCTGCGCCGGTTTCCAATATCGTCAG CTCATCAGTACCAGATCCAGCAGCTCAGGTCTTTGCAACAGTTTCTTCCAACCAGGCCAAACGA AATCCTAGCCAGGGTATCCAGAAGATGTCCACTGAAAGTACAACCCCACTGGGAGGCTTCATGTTTG GTCAGTCGTCCAAAACAGATGTTTCCGTGGCTCCTGCTAGTTCAGCAGAGCAAAGCTCCAGCAAAGGTTTCTCCTTCACATCAGG GTCCTCGGGCTTCAGTTTTGCTTCAGTTCCACAGGTAGCTGGAATTTCACAAG TGAAAGATGTCAATAAATTTTCCTTTGGTGGAAATGGCAAGATAATGTTTGGCCAGACTGGAGAGGAGCCATTCCCTCTCACCCCAAAGTCCACCTCCCCTGCTCTTGGCTCTGGGTCTCCCACCCTGCCTCCATACCCGTCAGTAGAAAAACCCACCTCCACCGCAGCTGCCCTCAGGATAGAGCCACAGCCGCCACCTAAGACAATTGGAGGAGAGACTCTGGGCAGCTTCTCTGGACTACGTGTGGGCCACGGAGAAGAAGCTAATGATTCATCCACTAAACCTGCTGCTGCCTCATTTGCATTTGGGGAAGCTGGACTTGGAATGGGCAAGGGAGCACCACAGTTCAGCTTTGGCGCAGGGCTCCAGAAGTCTGTAGAAGATTCTACAGGAGCAGACTTGTCCAAGGGGGCAGGGTCAGGCAGTTTGTTCAAGCCTCCTGATTCCAACCCCAAGCCGGCCTTCTCTGTTCCCCAGTCTAGCTCAGCTGCCCCATCTTTACCTACATCTTTCAGTAGTCTTATTGCAGCTTCTTCAGACTCCTCAGAGGAACCGAAAGCTCCTCCACAACCATCAGAGCCCACGCCACCCCCTGAAAAAGAACCTGCTTCTGAACCAGCCATAGAGAGCGGCAGTCCCCTCGTAGTAACTAAGCCAGCAGCAGATGTGGCTGCCACAGAAACCACATCAGCCACAGTTACAGCATCAACACCCGCACCTCCTTTGGCCACAGCTGCACCCACACCAaaccctccctcctccttcaccGCACCAACTGAAGCAGCCCCTCCAACACCAGCCAGTGCGGCGCCTACAACAGAAGCCCCCCCAGACACCACCACTGTTCCTGTGCCCGCTCCAGCTGCTGCCACCCCTGCTGTAGTGCCTGTCTCTCACATAGCTCCAGCAGCATTCCAGGTGCCCAGTTCTGACAAACCAGGATCCATTTTTACTCAGCCTGCTCCTGCAACAACAGACAGCAGTTCCCTTGGAGTTACACCAGTTATCAACACAGTTGCCCCTGCAGCCACCACTCCCACCGCTACTGTTGTTAACagtacaacaacagcagctgccAGCATTGTGTTTGGGCAACCTGCTGCACCTCCAACTTCCTCAGCCCCCTCAGCCCCAGTATCCACAGAATTTGGCTCAACTGGGTTTGGCACATCAACTGGAACTGGGTTTAGCAAATCCGTGTTTGGCCAGGTGAGTGGCTTTGGCCAGTCTGCTAGCAACACTGGATCAGCCAGTGGCTTTTCTTTTGGCCAATCAGCATTCGGAGCAAGTTCTAATGGTGCGACTACCGGAGGAAGTCTTTTTGGTGCTTCTACTCCCAGCAATGCCAGTTCCTTCTCCTTTGGCACGAGCGGTGCCAACACAGCCAGCAGCACTGGCTCGGGGCTGTTTGGACAAAGCACAGCACCAGCATTTGGCCAGAGCTCTGGATTTGGTTCTGGGTCTGTGTTTGGGAGTAACACCACCACATCTTCATCTACAGGATTCAGCTTTGGACAGTCCTCAGGTGAGT CTTTTGGCTGCTCTTCAGCCACACCTGTGTTTGGGCAACAACCTGGCAGTGGGAGTGTATTTGGACAG cagcagcaaTCTTCTGGTGGGAGTCTTTTTGGTTCAGGTTCAGCCAACACAGCAGGCTCAACTACTGCTGGAGGGTTTTTCAGCGGCCTGGGAGGTAAACCGAGCGAAGACGCTGCCAACAAGAACCCATTCGGCACTGCAGCCACAACTGGAGGGTTTGGACAGCCTGCTCAGACAG GTTCAAACAGTCTGTTTGGGAATAGTGGTGCCAAGACGTTTGCTTTTGGACAGTCCTCCTTTGGTGAGCAGAAACCTAGTGGAACTTTCAGCACCGGTGCAGGGAGTGTCGCAGCCCAGGGATTCGGCTCTTTCTCTACTCCAACAAAACCAG GTGGCTTTGGCACTGCTCCAGTATTTGGGAGTCCCCCTTCCTTTGGTAGTTCTCCAGCATTTGGTGGCGCAGCATCATTTGGCTCGAGCCCTTccttcaacaacaacatgggtCCCTCAGCTGGTAAAGTGTTCGGAGAGGGAACAGCCGCTGCTAACATGGGAGGATTTGG